Proteins encoded in a region of the Photobacterium profundum SS9 genome:
- the focA gene encoding formate transporter FocA: protein MNQGQFDSLLPPQMAEKAAEVGVGKATKDPMKSFLLAITAGLHIGIAFIFYTTVTTGSGDMAWGMSKFIGGLAFSLGLILVVITGGELFTSSVLTLVARASGKISWKSLCMNWGVVYIGNLIGALLLVGIMLVAKQYMSANGAVGINTMQIAQHKLHHGFFQAVALGIMCNVLVCAAVWMTFSGRTLTDKILVMILPVAMFVSSGFEHCIANMFQVPMAIGIKTLASPEFWQLSGMNPADFADLTMSNFIINNLIPVTLGNIIGGGVFVGMGYWLIYLRSE, encoded by the coding sequence ATGAATCAGGGTCAATTTGATTCCCTTTTACCGCCGCAGATGGCGGAAAAAGCTGCAGAAGTCGGAGTAGGTAAGGCAACAAAAGACCCAATGAAGTCTTTTCTGTTGGCTATTACTGCAGGACTGCATATTGGGATTGCGTTTATTTTCTATACCACGGTGACGACGGGCTCTGGGGATATGGCATGGGGAATGAGCAAGTTTATCGGTGGACTTGCATTTAGCCTCGGGCTTATTTTAGTTGTGATCACTGGTGGTGAACTTTTTACGAGCTCTGTCTTGACGTTAGTGGCTCGCGCGAGTGGAAAAATTAGCTGGAAAAGCTTATGTATGAACTGGGGCGTTGTTTATATCGGTAACTTGATCGGTGCATTGTTACTGGTGGGTATCATGCTAGTGGCTAAGCAATACATGTCGGCTAATGGCGCGGTAGGCATTAATACCATGCAGATTGCTCAGCATAAATTGCACCATGGCTTCTTTCAGGCCGTTGCACTTGGCATTATGTGTAACGTATTAGTCTGTGCTGCCGTTTGGATGACCTTCAGTGGTCGCACCCTAACAGATAAAATTTTGGTTATGATTTTACCTGTTGCAATGTTTGTATCTTCAGGTTTTGAGCACTGTATAGCTAATATGTTTCAAGTACCGATGGCGATTGGTATTAAGACATTGGCATCGCCTGAGTTTTGGCAACTGAGTGGTATGAATCCAGCTGATTTTGCTGATTTAACCATGAGTAATTTTATTATTAATAACCTTATTCCAGTGACTCTCGGTAATATTATCGGTGGTGGTGTGTTCGTCGGGATGGGTTACTGGCTTATTTACTTACGCAGTGAGTAA
- a CDS encoding ABC transporter permease, with protein MTDMTDSQRVQKRQQPKLLLKWSWRELWQGQLWPVAVALTLIIACVFALAALVSRVEKIMTDQGRSVLAADLVLVSNNPIEPTLLSKAEALGLTFSEQTRFGTMAFSEQQMQLISVKAVGNDFPLRGQLALQDLQRSQSKVNPGELWLSERLFSLLDVKQGDTVAIGDAELRVSGKIAQDPELSFNPFSQMPAVLIHENDVAATGAVQPGGRVQYRLYFMGSDDKLAAIQDFAPLEPGQRWLSETSQGRTGEFIDRARQYLSLTLILVILMATATLVLTCQHYTSTRVETVAMMKSLGASKRWLWRWLSGQLAMLFGLSAIAGLSIGWGLEVLLRLPLADILPDPLPDMGMSPLLISMFVALLVAIPGIGISLIRLLDAPAISVIQQQADRPKNNKAYALLLLPVAAALIWFGDNKLMWMTLAGIVVVLALLAFFGLVVLSLLRKRKWGPAMMLALSRISRSPLTTGAQLAALTSSLMLLAVIWLLRTDLLADWQQTLPIDAPNVFAINISAEQQQDYLAKLDQENIPHSEAYPVIRGRIVAVNGVDLLAKADDPEQRDEALRRELNFTWRETLPIHNDVLDGNWPEAGLAIKGVSVESGIAERLGLSVGDELGFNVNSQPFSVTVNSVRHVEWRNMRPNFYFIFTPDVMADLPATWLVSFRIESNQNDVVNQLGRDYPTVSLMDLRTMASRIQLMLQQVSLSLSVLAALGVLSGLLLVMTLLRLSMSQRQQEIKLYRTLGASRKRISATVWGEYGLMALIAGLMAVVGAEAIVAALVKWGFEMPPQWHPMLWIMLPTAAIGLVLFIISTMLKQLLQPLKS; from the coding sequence ATGACAGACATGACTGACTCGCAAAGAGTACAAAAACGGCAGCAGCCCAAACTGTTGCTTAAGTGGAGCTGGCGAGAATTGTGGCAAGGTCAGCTTTGGCCAGTGGCTGTTGCACTCACTTTGATTATTGCTTGTGTGTTTGCACTGGCAGCATTGGTCAGTCGAGTTGAGAAGATCATGACGGATCAGGGGCGATCAGTGCTCGCCGCTGATTTAGTGCTGGTCTCTAATAATCCGATAGAGCCGACATTGCTAAGCAAAGCCGAAGCGCTTGGTTTGACGTTTTCAGAGCAAACACGTTTTGGCACGATGGCATTTAGCGAACAGCAAATGCAGCTGATCAGTGTAAAAGCAGTAGGAAATGACTTCCCATTACGCGGGCAATTGGCGTTACAAGATCTGCAACGTTCACAAAGCAAAGTTAATCCGGGGGAGTTGTGGTTATCGGAACGTTTATTTTCACTTCTGGATGTTAAACAAGGGGATACTGTTGCGATTGGTGATGCTGAATTAAGGGTGTCAGGTAAAATAGCGCAAGATCCTGAGCTGTCGTTTAACCCTTTTAGTCAGATGCCCGCGGTGCTCATTCATGAGAATGATGTTGCTGCGACAGGGGCGGTTCAACCTGGTGGGCGTGTACAATATCGTCTGTATTTTATGGGCAGTGACGATAAGCTTGCCGCTATTCAAGATTTTGCACCGTTAGAGCCGGGTCAGCGCTGGTTGAGCGAAACCTCACAAGGTCGTACCGGTGAATTTATTGATCGCGCCAGACAATATTTATCTTTGACGTTAATTCTGGTCATTTTGATGGCGACAGCGACCTTGGTACTGACGTGCCAGCATTACACCTCAACCCGCGTAGAAACCGTTGCCATGATGAAAAGCTTGGGGGCGAGTAAGCGATGGTTATGGCGTTGGTTATCTGGTCAGCTAGCGATGTTATTTGGGCTTTCAGCCATTGCAGGGTTATCGATTGGGTGGGGGCTTGAAGTTTTACTGCGTTTACCCTTGGCGGATATTTTACCTGATCCATTGCCTGATATGGGAATGTCTCCGTTATTAATCAGTATGTTCGTTGCGTTGCTGGTGGCGATCCCTGGGATTGGTATTTCTTTAATTCGTTTGCTTGATGCGCCAGCGATTTCAGTGATTCAGCAACAAGCAGATAGACCGAAGAATAATAAAGCCTACGCCTTATTGTTATTACCTGTTGCCGCTGCATTGATTTGGTTTGGCGATAATAAATTAATGTGGATGACCTTAGCGGGTATCGTGGTCGTATTGGCGCTACTCGCCTTCTTTGGCTTAGTAGTTTTATCACTATTACGTAAAAGGAAGTGGGGACCAGCCATGATGTTAGCGTTGAGCCGCATAAGTCGCAGCCCATTAACAACAGGGGCTCAATTAGCGGCACTCACAAGCTCATTAATGTTGTTGGCCGTCATTTGGTTATTACGCACCGATCTATTAGCCGATTGGCAGCAAACATTGCCCATTGATGCACCCAACGTATTTGCTATTAACATCAGTGCTGAACAACAGCAGGACTATTTAGCGAAACTCGATCAAGAGAATATTCCTCATTCTGAAGCCTATCCAGTTATTCGTGGCCGAATAGTCGCGGTGAATGGGGTCGATCTATTGGCGAAGGCTGATGATCCCGAGCAGCGTGATGAAGCATTACGTCGTGAGTTAAATTTCACATGGCGTGAAACTTTGCCCATCCATAATGATGTGCTTGACGGTAATTGGCCAGAAGCAGGATTGGCGATAAAAGGGGTGTCAGTTGAGTCTGGTATTGCTGAGCGGTTAGGATTATCGGTAGGTGATGAACTGGGTTTTAATGTGAATAGTCAGCCATTTTCAGTCACGGTGAACAGTGTTCGCCATGTTGAATGGCGAAACATGCGGCCTAATTTTTATTTTATTTTCACCCCAGATGTAATGGCTGATTTACCTGCCACCTGGCTTGTAAGTTTTAGGATAGAGTCAAACCAAAATGATGTGGTAAACCAGCTAGGGCGGGATTACCCAACCGTGAGTTTGATGGATTTACGCACCATGGCATCGCGTATCCAACTGATGCTCCAACAAGTGTCATTATCATTATCGGTGTTAGCGGCGCTGGGAGTACTCAGTGGACTATTACTGGTAATGACGCTGCTACGCCTGAGTATGTCTCAGCGCCAGCAAGAAATTAAACTGTACCGAACATTAGGCGCAAGCCGAAAACGAATTTCAGCCACAGTATGGGGGGAATATGGCTTGATGGCATTGATTGCAGGCTTAATGGCTGTTGTCGGTGCCGAAGCCATTGTTGCTGCGCTGGTAAAGTGGGGGTTTGAAATGCCCCCACAATGGCACCCTATGTTATGGATAATGTTGCCTACCGCTGCGATTGGTTTGGTTCTGTTTATTATTAGCACCATGCTGAAGCAGTTACTACAGCCACTGAAGTCTTAA
- a CDS encoding IS66 family transposase → MKINLPDIPESEQTPLVKGLIGIIEQLSDTVERQQEEITLLKDEINVLKGQKKRPKFKPSKLDTNTDEKSDQGSTDNKRSGSTKRSKNQTLTIHQDNIVQPEQPLPIGARFKGYRDFVVQELEIQSRNVRYRLAYYRLPDGSTVTATMPNGLAGQHFGTRLRSYILYQYHQCQVTQPLLLEQLREWGVDISSGQLNRVLTENHDDLHEEKAELLATGLQSTGYITTDDTGARHKGKNGFVTHIGNEWFAWFQSSDRKNRINFLSLLRAGNNGYQVNTCALNYMATNKLPAPQLTLLANTPVINFGCEEEWSAHLVQLGIVVKRHIQIATEGALLGCASENEALGKLAVISDGAGQFNVLQHGLCWVHAERLVHKLIPLNEGHREDIAQVRDEIWSFYKALKEYKKQPCDTKKPALSKEFDRLFTQKTRYELLNQQLKRLNKLKSSLLLVLERPEIPIHTNGSENDLREQVKRRKVSGGTRSDLGRQCRDTFSSLKKTCRKLGVSFWKYLNDRISQSNVIPSLGSLVLQKAHPASAY, encoded by the coding sequence ATGAAAATTAATCTCCCAGACATTCCAGAGTCAGAGCAAACCCCTTTGGTAAAAGGCTTAATTGGGATCATTGAGCAGCTTTCCGATACGGTTGAGCGCCAACAAGAAGAAATCACCCTCCTTAAAGACGAGATCAACGTACTAAAAGGGCAGAAAAAACGGCCCAAGTTCAAGCCGAGTAAACTCGACACAAATACCGATGAAAAGTCAGACCAAGGCTCGACTGATAACAAACGGTCCGGCTCTACCAAGCGTAGCAAAAATCAAACGCTGACCATTCATCAGGATAACATTGTCCAGCCAGAACAACCTTTACCTATCGGGGCACGATTCAAGGGCTACCGAGATTTTGTCGTCCAAGAGCTAGAGATACAGTCGCGCAATGTACGTTATCGCTTAGCTTACTATCGATTACCTGATGGTTCGACAGTTACCGCTACCATGCCTAATGGACTAGCAGGCCAACACTTTGGCACTCGACTAAGAAGCTACATCCTCTATCAGTACCATCAATGTCAGGTCACTCAGCCTCTGTTGTTAGAGCAACTGAGAGAATGGGGCGTCGATATTTCCAGTGGCCAATTAAATCGCGTATTGACCGAAAATCATGATGATTTGCATGAAGAAAAAGCTGAACTTCTGGCTACAGGTCTACAAAGCACTGGCTATATCACAACAGACGACACTGGAGCTAGGCATAAGGGAAAGAATGGTTTTGTCACCCATATAGGCAATGAGTGGTTTGCTTGGTTTCAAAGTTCAGACCGAAAGAATCGGATCAACTTCCTGTCACTCCTTAGGGCTGGGAACAATGGTTATCAGGTAAATACCTGCGCACTAAACTATATGGCGACAAATAAACTTCCTGCTCCCCAGTTAACATTGTTAGCAAACACACCGGTGATCAACTTTGGATGTGAGGAGGAATGGTCTGCTCATCTAGTTCAACTGGGTATTGTCGTAAAAAGACATATTCAAATAGCGACTGAAGGTGCCTTATTGGGCTGCGCGTCAGAAAATGAAGCCTTAGGGAAACTCGCTGTGATCAGTGATGGTGCTGGGCAGTTTAACGTTTTACAACATGGTTTGTGCTGGGTGCATGCGGAGCGGCTGGTCCATAAACTTATTCCTTTGAATGAAGGACATAGAGAAGATATAGCACAAGTACGTGATGAGATTTGGTCATTTTACAAGGCGCTGAAAGAATACAAAAAGCAGCCTTGCGACACGAAGAAACCAGCCCTGTCGAAGGAATTCGACCGTCTATTTACTCAGAAAACCCGCTATGAGCTCCTTAATCAGCAACTTAAGCGGTTAAACAAATTAAAATCAAGCTTATTGCTGGTATTGGAACGACCAGAAATTCCAATCCATACTAATGGAAGCGAAAATGATCTAAGGGAACAGGTCAAACGGCGCAAAGTTAGTGGAGGTACTCGTAGTGATCTTGGCCGACAATGCCGAGATACCTTTTCCAGCCTGAAAAAAACGTGCCGAAAATTAGGGGTTTCCTTCTGGAAATATCTCAACGACCGAATTTCTCAAAGTAATGTAATCCCATCTTTAGGCTCTCTGGTGCTCCAGAAAGCCCACCCTGCCTCGGCTTATTGA
- a CDS encoding DUF1538 domain-containing protein has translation MKSIMALLKAMLSSFRDLLPIIFVISFFQLVVLQQPLPQWGPILLGLIFVVMGLTFFIFGLEMGLFPIGESMAHAFAKKGSLAWLLVFAFCLGFGTTIAEPALTAVATEAAEVAAEGGMIENNQEAQLEYASGLRLTVAFSVGLAIMLGVIRILKGWPIQWMIVGGYLLVMVMTWFAPPSIIGIAYDSGGVTTSTITVPLVTALGVGLASSIKGRNPMIDGFGLIAFASLTPMIFVMGYGMVLS, from the coding sequence ATGAAATCTATCATGGCTTTATTGAAAGCAATGCTCTCTAGTTTTCGTGATTTATTACCGATTATTTTTGTGATCAGTTTTTTTCAACTGGTGGTATTACAACAGCCGTTACCGCAATGGGGGCCTATATTACTTGGGCTTATTTTTGTGGTGATGGGGCTCACCTTTTTTATTTTTGGTTTAGAGATGGGTTTGTTTCCCATTGGTGAATCAATGGCGCACGCTTTTGCTAAAAAAGGGAGCTTAGCTTGGTTATTAGTCTTCGCTTTTTGTTTAGGCTTTGGCACCACCATTGCGGAACCTGCATTAACCGCTGTCGCCACAGAGGCTGCGGAGGTGGCAGCTGAAGGGGGCATGATAGAGAACAATCAAGAAGCGCAATTAGAGTATGCGTCTGGCTTGCGATTGACTGTCGCCTTTTCAGTTGGATTAGCCATTATGCTGGGGGTTATTCGTATTCTAAAAGGTTGGCCAATTCAGTGGATGATTGTGGGGGGCTATTTACTGGTAATGGTCATGACCTGGTTTGCTCCACCGAGCATTATCGGCATAGCGTATGATTCTGGGGGCGTAACCACATCGACCATTACCGTGCCCCTGGTAACCGCTTTAGGTGTGGGCTTAGCCTCGTCAATCAAAGGGCGAAATCCGATGATTGACGGTTTTGGTTTAATTGCATTTGCCTCATTAACGCCCATGATTTTTGTTATGGGATACGGCATGGTGTTGAGCTAA
- the tesA gene encoding multifunctional acyl-CoA thioesterase I/protease I/lysophospholipase L1 has protein sequence MMRILSVLLIYLCSLNAWGNTLLVVGDSLSAGYQMRAEQSWPVLLQPALKQQGHEITVVNASISGDTTGNGLARLPTLLQQHKPAYVIIELGANDGLRGFPQGTIRNNLSQMITEIQNADAKPMLVQIKVPPNYGKRYSDMFSSIYPQLSKELATPLLPFFLEQIILKQEWMMNDGLHPKSDAQPWIAEYMAENIAPYL, from the coding sequence ATGATGCGAATCCTTTCAGTTTTATTGATCTATTTATGCTCGCTAAATGCGTGGGGCAACACATTACTGGTTGTCGGTGATAGCTTGAGCGCGGGCTATCAAATGCGGGCAGAACAAAGCTGGCCGGTGTTACTGCAACCCGCATTAAAGCAACAAGGTCACGAAATCACCGTTGTAAATGCCAGTATTTCAGGCGATACAACAGGAAACGGCTTGGCTCGATTGCCTACATTATTACAACAACATAAACCAGCTTACGTCATAATTGAACTCGGGGCGAATGATGGCTTACGTGGTTTCCCTCAAGGTACTATACGTAACAATCTCAGCCAAATGATCACTGAAATTCAAAATGCTGATGCCAAGCCAATGCTCGTGCAGATAAAAGTGCCGCCCAATTACGGCAAACGCTACAGTGATATGTTCAGTTCTATTTACCCTCAACTCAGTAAAGAGTTAGCCACACCACTGTTACCTTTCTTTTTAGAGCAGATCATTTTAAAACAAGAATGGATGATGAATGACGGTTTGCATCCTAAATCTGATGCTCAGCCATGGATTGCCGAATATATGGCTGAGAATATCGCGCCTTATTTATAA
- a CDS encoding DUF1538 domain-containing protein, whose product MIQFVSTLVQFYDTLMMTVRDVAPIVVIIFGFQLAVLRRPVANWRRVTLGFVYVIVGLSLFLMGLELALFPLGESMAEQLTAPEFLYGEGAVIPLVIDWVDYYWVYIFAAAIGFSTTVAEPSLIAVAIKASQVSGGTIQVNGLRIAVALGVAMGIALGSYRIVVGDPLHYYIMAGYLIVVIQTYFAPKSIVPLAYDSGGVTTSTVTVPIVTALGLGLASTVPGRNPMLDGFGLIAFASLFPMITVMGYAQLSVWLERRAE is encoded by the coding sequence ATGATTCAATTTGTTTCAACACTTGTACAGTTTTATGACACCTTAATGATGACGGTACGCGATGTTGCACCCATCGTGGTGATTATTTTTGGTTTCCAGTTGGCTGTTTTACGTCGTCCTGTTGCAAACTGGCGCCGTGTCACATTGGGGTTTGTTTACGTTATTGTTGGTTTGTCGTTGTTCTTAATGGGCTTAGAGCTGGCGTTATTTCCGTTGGGCGAATCGATGGCAGAGCAACTGACTGCACCTGAGTTTTTGTATGGTGAAGGCGCAGTCATTCCTTTGGTTATTGACTGGGTAGATTACTATTGGGTATATATTTTTGCCGCCGCAATAGGGTTTAGTACCACAGTGGCAGAGCCATCCTTGATTGCTGTTGCCATTAAAGCGAGTCAGGTATCGGGCGGTACAATTCAAGTGAATGGATTACGTATTGCAGTTGCGTTAGGTGTTGCCATGGGCATTGCTTTGGGGAGTTATCGTATTGTGGTGGGTGACCCTTTGCATTATTACATTATGGCGGGGTATCTCATTGTGGTGATACAGACTTACTTTGCACCTAAATCAATTGTGCCGTTAGCGTATGATTCTGGTGGCGTGACAACATCGACGGTGACCGTCCCGATAGTGACGGCATTAGGATTAGGGTTAGCCTCTACTGTTCCGGGGCGTAACCCGATGTTAGATGGTTTTGGTTTGATCGCGTTTGCCAGTTTATTTCCGATGATCACAGTGATGGGGTATGCCCAATTGTCGGTTTGGCTGGAAAGGAGAGCTGAATAA
- a CDS encoding P-II family nitrogen regulator, giving the protein MRFKLLIAFVEDSKTDAVLDAARDAGATGATVINNARGEGLNKKKTFFGLTLEVQRDVILLVVEEHLARSILETIEEVGEFDSEKGQGIALQLNIEDVVGVAHQIEELTKVVGDKL; this is encoded by the coding sequence ATGCGTTTTAAATTGTTAATTGCCTTTGTTGAAGATTCAAAAACAGATGCTGTACTGGATGCTGCGCGTGATGCTGGGGCGACTGGCGCCACTGTTATTAATAATGCTCGCGGAGAAGGGCTGAATAAAAAGAAGACTTTTTTTGGTCTTACTTTAGAGGTACAGCGTGATGTTATCTTATTGGTGGTTGAAGAGCATTTGGCACGATCGATTTTAGAGACGATTGAAGAAGTCGGCGAATTTGATAGTGAGAAAGGGCAAGGTATTGCACTTCAGCTAAATATTGAAGATGTAGTCGGTGTTGCACATCAAATTGAAGAATTAACCAAGGTGGTTGGAGACAAGTTATGA
- a CDS encoding ABC transporter ATP-binding protein — protein sequence MSTSVIKAVSVSKKVTTASSSLTILQDVSLEVEQGETIALVGVSGAGKSTLMTLLAGLDIPSTGEIELLGQSLSQLDDEARAALRSEAIGFVFQNFLLIPSLNAVENVMLPAIIKGDVGDEARASDLLKLVGLAGRETHLPSQLSGGEQQRVALARAFMTRPQVLFADEPTGNLDEQTAANIIDLLFALNRDHGTTLVLVTHDAVLAERCDRTLRIQGGKVEVA from the coding sequence ATGTCAACATCCGTGATTAAGGCTGTATCTGTGTCTAAAAAAGTGACGACGGCATCGTCCTCACTCACCATCTTGCAGGATGTTTCCCTCGAGGTCGAGCAAGGAGAAACAATAGCACTTGTTGGCGTCTCTGGCGCAGGCAAGTCCACCTTAATGACATTGTTAGCAGGGTTGGATATTCCGAGTACGGGGGAAATTGAATTATTGGGGCAGTCTTTGTCGCAATTAGACGATGAAGCGCGTGCTGCTTTACGCAGTGAGGCTATAGGGTTTGTCTTTCAAAATTTCTTATTAATTCCATCCTTAAATGCGGTTGAAAATGTCATGTTACCCGCCATTATTAAAGGCGATGTGGGTGATGAGGCTCGAGCATCAGACTTATTAAAATTGGTCGGTTTAGCGGGTAGAGAGACCCATTTACCTTCACAGCTGTCGGGTGGAGAGCAACAAAGGGTAGCACTTGCGCGTGCATTCATGACGCGCCCTCAGGTGCTGTTTGCCGATGAACCAACCGGTAATCTTGATGAGCAGACAGCGGCGAATATCATTGATTTACTTTTTGCATTAAACCGAGATCACGGCACAACCTTGGTGTTAGTGACCCATGATGCTGTGCTTGCAGAGCGCTGTGATCGTACTTTACGAATCCAAGGTGGAAAGGTGGAGGTGGCATGA
- a CDS encoding TIGR01777 family oxidoreductase, whose product MNILVTGGTGFIGKALLPHFNHDHIIVLSRNPAMAYQRLGHHIKVISSIEELSDFNDIDVVINLAGEPIVNKRWSDKQKQIICESRWAITDAIVDKINASSNPPHTFISGSAVGIYGDQKSNQFDESLQIKNEDDASPSPLDFAQTVCKKWEDTALLAQSDKTRVCLLRTGIVLAKHGGALAKMLPAYQFGLGGPLGDGQQYFPWIHLQDMVKGILFLINNPQAQGAFNFTAPNPVTNKEFSQTLAKVLRRPHILSTPAWLLKIGLGESASLLLDGQRALPAKLESQGFHFCYPKLEHALKNTLT is encoded by the coding sequence ATGAATATATTAGTAACAGGTGGAACCGGGTTTATAGGTAAAGCACTGCTGCCGCATTTCAATCATGATCATATAATCGTACTCAGTCGTAATCCTGCAATGGCCTATCAACGATTAGGGCACCACATCAAAGTCATCTCATCTATCGAAGAACTCAGCGACTTCAATGATATTGATGTGGTCATTAATCTTGCGGGTGAACCCATTGTTAATAAACGTTGGAGTGACAAACAAAAACAAATTATTTGTGAAAGTCGCTGGGCAATTACAGATGCAATCGTAGATAAAATCAATGCGAGCAGTAATCCTCCTCATACGTTTATCAGTGGTTCAGCTGTGGGGATCTATGGCGATCAAAAATCAAATCAATTTGATGAAAGCCTACAAATAAAAAACGAGGATGACGCAAGCCCTTCTCCCCTTGATTTCGCTCAAACTGTCTGTAAGAAATGGGAAGATACAGCCTTACTAGCGCAATCAGATAAAACACGGGTGTGTTTATTACGCACCGGTATCGTGCTCGCTAAGCATGGCGGTGCATTAGCAAAAATGCTGCCTGCTTATCAGTTCGGGCTTGGCGGACCACTCGGAGACGGGCAACAATATTTCCCTTGGATTCATTTACAAGACATGGTGAAAGGCATTTTATTTCTCATTAATAATCCACAAGCACAAGGTGCATTTAACTTCACGGCCCCAAACCCCGTTACCAATAAAGAATTTAGCCAAACCTTAGCGAAAGTTTTGCGTCGCCCACATATTTTAAGCACGCCAGCTTGGTTACTTAAAATAGGGTTAGGGGAATCAGCCTCATTATTACTCGATGGCCAACGTGCTTTACCAGCCAAATTGGAATCACAAGGCTTTCACTTTTGTTACCCCAAGCTAGAGCATGCCCTGAAAAATACGCTGACCTAG
- the yfcE gene encoding phosphodiesterase, with the protein MRLFFASDIHGCYDSAKKAIAAFEQSGAQHLILLGDVLNPGPRNAVPAGYAPTKVADLLNQFGDCIIAVRGNCDSEVDQMLLDFPMLADYNLVLLPNGRRLFLTHGHLYNADKHPRLKVGDVIVSGHTHIPVAEQKGDLVLFNPGSVTMPRGDHQASFGMFEDNMLKAITFDGDVLRSVALN; encoded by the coding sequence ATGAGATTATTTTTTGCCTCCGATATACATGGCTGCTACGACAGCGCGAAAAAAGCGATTGCTGCATTTGAGCAAAGCGGAGCTCAGCACTTAATATTATTAGGCGATGTCTTGAATCCTGGTCCAAGAAATGCCGTTCCAGCAGGTTATGCGCCGACTAAAGTCGCTGATTTATTGAACCAGTTTGGTGACTGTATTATTGCCGTGCGTGGCAACTGCGACAGTGAAGTCGATCAGATGCTGCTTGATTTCCCGATGTTAGCTGACTACAACTTAGTGCTTTTGCCTAATGGGCGACGTTTATTTTTGACCCATGGCCATTTATATAATGCCGACAAACACCCACGCTTAAAAGTAGGTGATGTGATTGTATCGGGTCATACACACATCCCCGTTGCTGAACAAAAAGGGGACCTTGTATTGTTTAACCCTGGGTCCGTCACCATGCCTCGTGGTGATCATCAGGCAAGTTTCGGTATGTTTGAAGATAACATGCTAAAAGCCATTACATTTGATGGTGATGTACTCCGTTCTGTAGCACTGAACTAG
- a CDS encoding CBS domain-containing protein, whose product MNEYNLSHREFGDQRIIRVRDVMMDAYAMVEGVMTVADAIVIAKQRQVKALIVNKRNADDEYGIVLMNDIAKQVLAQDRSPKRTNIYEIMTKPALSVNASMDVRYCARLFERFGISRAPVIEDGKVLGMVSYNNIVLNGMLHD is encoded by the coding sequence ATGAATGAATATAATTTGAGTCATCGTGAGTTTGGCGATCAGCGTATTATTCGGGTACGCGATGTAATGATGGATGCTTACGCGATGGTTGAAGGCGTCATGACGGTTGCTGATGCTATTGTTATTGCCAAGCAGCGTCAGGTAAAAGCGTTAATTGTTAATAAGCGCAATGCAGACGATGAATACGGTATTGTGTTGATGAATGATATTGCCAAGCAAGTTTTAGCTCAAGATCGCTCGCCGAAGCGCACCAATATTTATGAAATCATGACCAAGCCTGCATTATCAGTCAATGCGTCGATGGATGTTCGCTATTGTGCGCGATTATTTGAACGCTTTGGGATCAGCCGTGCCCCTGTTATTGAAGATGGCAAGGTATTGGGTATGGTGAGTTATAACAATATTGTATTAAATGGTATGTTGCATGATTGA